A window of Desulfobulbus oralis genomic DNA:
TCGAACGTCTGGGTGAACTGGGTGTCACCGCGCCCGTCATTCCCGGCATCCTGCCGGTGCGCAGTCTGGCCTCGCTGCGCTTTACCCTGAAGCTCTGCAACGCCCGCGTGCCCGGCAGCCTCATCAACGAGCTGCTGGATGCGGAAGAGCGGGAGGGGCCGAAAGCGGCCTTCGAAGTCGGCATCGCCCACGCGCGGTCTCAGGTCCGGGAACTCTTCGAGCGCGGAGCGCCGGGCGTGCACCTCTACACCCTCAATCGGGCCGACATGTGCACCCGCCTGCTGGACGGTTTGCTCTGAATGGCGTGACCCGGACACGTTCGGAAAAAACCATTGGGCCGAAAAACTCGGGCCGCAGGCTTGACAAAGCGCGGCAATCCTGCTTTCTAATAAGTTTTGAGGAGAGGAAATTTTCGTAATGGTAAAAAGAAACGCATTATGGACAGAGAAGCAATAAGCGACGGGCACGCAGGCCTTTCACGCCGCGCCTTTCTCCGGGGAGCCCTGGCCGCGGGCGCGGGGCTGCTGCTGTGCCCGGTTCCCCAAAGCGTCAGGGCGGCCGTCCCTCCGGTCCGGCGCCGCCTGGCCTTCTACCACACGCATACCGAAAAGAATCTGGAGCTGACCTATGCAATCGGCCGCATATACAACCCGGTGGCCATGAATCAGCTCAACGCCTATCTGGGCGATTTCCGTACGGGCGAGATCCACCCCATTGATCCCCAACTCATGGATATCCTCTGGGCTCTGCAAAAGCGGATTGGCGGCAGGGGCGTCTTTTCCGTGATTTCAGGCTACAGATCGCCCCACACCAATGCTGCCCTGAAACGCCGGAGCCGCGGCGTCGCGGGGAACAGTCTGCACATGCAGGGCAAGGCCATTGACGTGCGTTTTTCCGAAGTGGCCAGCGAAGCGCTGCGCGACTACGCCATTGACCTCCAGGCCGGCGGGGTGGGCTTCTATCCTGATTCCGATTTTGTGCATCTGGACACCGGCAGAGTCCGCACCTGGTAACCGGCGCTACAGTAGCAGGACGCAGACCCAGACCAGACAGGCCAGGGCGATGGCACAGGCGACTGCCGCCGAACCCAGATCCTTGGCCCGGCCGGAAAGTTCGTGC
This region includes:
- a CDS encoding YcbK family protein, with product MDREAISDGHAGLSRRAFLRGALAAGAGLLLCPVPQSVRAAVPPVRRRLAFYHTHTEKNLELTYAIGRIYNPVAMNQLNAYLGDFRTGEIHPIDPQLMDILWALQKRIGGRGVFSVISGYRSPHTNAALKRRSRGVAGNSLHMQGKAIDVRFSEVASEALRDYAIDLQAGGVGFYPDSDFVHLDTGRVRTW